Proteins encoded within one genomic window of Triticum aestivum cultivar Chinese Spring chromosome 2D, IWGSC CS RefSeq v2.1, whole genome shotgun sequence:
- the LOC123049546 gene encoding amino acid permease 3, with the protein MSHNMAPADMETGAGSSKPVDDDGRPRRTGTAWTASAHIITTVLGSGVLSLAWGVAQLGWVAGPGVMTLFAAVIYYTSALLADCYRTGNPVSSPRNRTYMAAVRATLGGSMVKLCGAVQFINLVRFGIGITIAASVSMMAIKEAGCFHRKGHKANCRSSSKSLYIAIYGIMEIFLSQIPGLESVWWLSMLATVMSCTYSIIGISLCVAQSVANGGIQGGLTGVAVGINAAGKSVTVMDKVWRSLQAFGNMAFAYAFSIVLLEIQDTLKAGPPSEAKVMKKATAVSVAVTTVIYLLCECVGYAAFGDTAPDNILTGFGFYEPFWLLDLANAAVAVHLVGTYQVITQPIFAYVELRAAAAWPDNAFVGTMHVRLWPSGVHVAVCPLQLIGRTVYVCLTTGVAMAMPFFGSVVGLIGAVSFWPLTVYFPVSMYIVRRQVPRGRTRWLLLQALSAVCLLVSVAAAAGSIADVVAEFRRR; encoded by the exons ATGTCCCACAACATGGCACCCGCGGACATGGAGACAGGCGCGGGGTCGTCCAAGCCGGTGGACGACGACGGCCGGCCGCGGCGCACGGGCACGGCGTGGACAGCCAGCGCGCACATCATTACCACGGTGCTGGGGTCCGGCGTGCTGTCCCTGGCGTGGGGGGTGGCGCAGTTGGGCTGGGTGGCCGGCCCCGGCGTGATGACGCTGTTCGCCGCCGTCATCTACTACACCTCGGCGCTCCTGGCCGACTGCTACCGCACCGGCAACCCTGTGTCCAGCCCGCGCAACCGCACCTACATGGCCGCCGTCCGCGCCACCCTTGGCGGGTCCATGGTGAAGCTCTGCGGCGCGGTTCAGTTCATCAACCTGGTCAGGTTCGGCATCGGCATCACCATCGCCGCGTCCGTCAGCATGAT GGCGATCAAAGAAGCCGGTTGCTTCCACAGGAAAGGGCACAAGGCCAATTGCAGGAGTTCATCGAAGAGCTTGTACATTGCCATCTACGGCATAATGGAAATCTTCCTCTCCCAGATCCCGGGATTGGAGAGTGTATGGTGGCTGTCGATGCTCGCCACCGTCATGTCGTGCACCTACTCCATCATCGGCATCTCCCTTTGTGTCGCGCAGAGTGTAG CCAACGGGGGAATCCAGGGCGGCCTCACCGGCGTGGCCGTCGGCATCAACGCCGCCGGCAAGAGTGTCACTGTGATGGACAAAGTCTGGCGTAGCCTTCAGGCTTTCGGAAACATGGCGTTCGCCTACGCTTTCTCGATCGTGCTTCTTGAGATC CAGGACACGTTGAAGGCGGGGCCGCCGTCAGAGGCGAAGGTgatgaagaaggcgacggcggtgAGTGTGGCGGTGACAACGGTGATCTACCTGCTGTGCGAATGCGTGGGGTACGCGGCGTTCGGCGACACGGCGCCGGACAACATCCTCACGGGCTTCGGCTTCTACGAGCCCTTCTGGCTGCTGGACCTGGCCAACGCCGCGGTCGCCGTCCACCTGGTCGGCACGTACCAGGTCATCACCCAGCCCATCTTTGCCTACGTCGAGCTGCGGGCCGCCGCGGCCTGGCCGGACAACGCCTTCGTCGGCACGATGCATGTCCGGCTGTGGCCCTCGGGCGTCCACGTGGCCGTGTGCCCGCTCCAGCTGATCGGGCGCACGGTGTACGTGTGCCTGACCACCGGCGTGGCCATGGCGATGCCCTTCTTCGGGTCCGTGGTGGGGCTCATCGGCGCCGTCTCCTTCTGGCCGCTCACCGTCTACTTCCCGGTGTCGATGTACATCGTGCGGCGGCAGGTGCCGCGGGGCAGGACGCGGTGGCTGCTCCTCCAGGCGCTCAGCGCCGTCTGCCTGCTCGTCTCCGTCGCGGCAGCCGCCGGCTCCATCGCCGACGTCGTGGCCGAGTTCCGCCGGAGGTAG